A region from the Chthoniobacterales bacterium genome encodes:
- a CDS encoding biopolymer transporter ExbD: MRRLELNPNEGSLGFQIAPMIDVVFVIMLFFMVMAGAVKVEKELNTTLPGTAETASSTDFVDEQIITISDTGEIALNDEPYDTPVSRDLPQLKAVLMRLKQNADASKTPAVVTIISDPTAKYSRTVDVLDALAVAQIPNVTFTVGDEE; the protein is encoded by the coding sequence ATGCGCCGCCTTGAGCTCAATCCCAACGAAGGTTCCCTCGGCTTCCAGATCGCGCCGATGATCGATGTCGTCTTCGTGATTATGCTTTTTTTCATGGTCATGGCTGGCGCGGTGAAAGTGGAAAAGGAGTTGAATACCACTTTGCCCGGCACCGCCGAGACCGCCTCCTCCACCGACTTCGTGGACGAGCAGATCATCACCATTTCCGACACCGGTGAAATCGCCCTGAACGATGAGCCCTATGACACGCCGGTTAGCCGCGACCTGCCCCAACTCAAGGCCGTCCTGATGCGTCTCAAGCAAAATGCCGACGCCTCGAAAACACCTGCAGTCGTGACGATCATCAGCGATCCAACGGCGAAATACAGCCGCACCGTCGATGTGCTCGACGCGCTCGCCGTGGCCCAAATCCCGAATGTCACTTTCACCGTGGGAGACGAGGAATGA
- a CDS encoding TIM barrel protein: protein MSFQLKNKAGKQGVGAGVWNLGPGGDPFGGPTREAIPFIDRIPMLAEAGMSWFEAHDSEIPATDAERALAVAEKCGLKCAMYTPSFFADSIFKDGAMTSNDSAIRAKGLANAKLAVDTTHVMGAETMVFWNGREGFDFVLAKNGRDSFQRLVEGFNAVGQYALEKYGHSIRFALEPKPNEPRANMYLANVGEALYLISRLDPSVQPLFGLNPETAHSRIAGLDYLWDIEMCLEANKLFHIHLNSQDGQRYDQDLPFGIIEPVKDLALCVVLQDTAWDGIICFDVKAPRTDDPKNIQDVLTVSGNNLTWLWERALEVDRSKIAALRAENRATAISGYLSQCLYGR from the coding sequence ATGTCATTTCAACTCAAAAACAAGGCAGGCAAACAAGGCGTCGGAGCAGGCGTCTGGAATCTCGGACCCGGGGGCGATCCTTTTGGCGGCCCGACGCGCGAGGCGATTCCTTTCATCGACCGCATCCCGATGCTCGCCGAGGCCGGCATGTCGTGGTTTGAGGCGCATGATTCGGAAATCCCTGCGACCGACGCCGAGAGGGCTCTCGCGGTCGCGGAAAAATGCGGCCTCAAGTGCGCGATGTACACCCCCTCGTTCTTCGCCGACTCCATCTTCAAGGACGGCGCCATGACCTCCAACGACTCCGCCATCCGCGCCAAGGGCCTCGCCAACGCCAAGCTCGCAGTGGACACCACCCACGTCATGGGGGCTGAGACCATGGTCTTCTGGAATGGTCGAGAAGGCTTCGACTTCGTCCTCGCCAAAAACGGCCGTGACTCCTTTCAGCGCCTCGTCGAGGGCTTCAACGCCGTCGGGCAGTACGCCTTGGAAAAATACGGACACTCCATTCGATTTGCACTCGAACCCAAGCCCAACGAACCCCGCGCCAACATGTATCTCGCCAATGTGGGCGAGGCGCTGTATTTGATCAGCCGCCTCGATCCGAGCGTGCAGCCGCTTTTCGGGTTGAACCCCGAGACCGCTCACAGCCGCATCGCCGGCCTCGATTACCTCTGGGACATCGAAATGTGTCTGGAGGCCAACAAGCTTTTCCACATCCATCTTAATTCCCAGGACGGCCAGCGTTACGATCAGGATCTGCCATTTGGCATCATCGAACCCGTCAAGGATCTCGCGCTCTGCGTCGTCCTCCAGGACACTGCTTGGGACGGCATCATCTGCTTCGACGTGAAAGCGCCGCGCACCGACGACCCGAAAAACATTCAGGACGTTCTCACCGTCAGCGGCAACAACCTCACCTGGCTCTGGGAACGCGCCCTCGAAGTGGACCGCTCGAAAATCGCCGCTCTCCGCGCCGAGAACCGCGCGACGGCCATTTCCGGCTACCTCAGCCAGTGCCTTTACGGGCGCTGA
- a CDS encoding tetratricopeptide repeat protein has protein sequence MQLPRLQRQARLILVAGILLGILDVSRVAAQAPPPSDVAVLFQEGSTAFQAGNYQVAADKLQALLKTAQDTPQLEPIYFTLGAAYYNLGNFPGAIATLRTYLTKFPQSTRRAEVLQSIAQACMQGKQYAEAIASYKELENLPQYRDDALSAEAAAYKETGQTAEAIAALEKLIGKGVASQAAAVGAIQLASLYAAANDPAKATATLELVRSKLSLMDNVMRLNALAVELGDGFLEKEQPAEALTCYRFALPKPEVVRFQEQQVKDLQAKIDANVATMRAEVSKAVQLVGANNTLKAKLADAAKLVEEARNLPDFTPALYLRVARAFYLQGKKWESIVAYEEILRRYPTSAEHEPALFGATVCSAEVGRVQPSRKYCEEYLKTYPTNPNASTVGLLLGQTALQSGDAQAAETYFGRMLQDQPTSRYREEMIYLMGNTRMALGKFPEAAESYALYTKEFPTGAHTEEIIYRAAMAKLFAGKYEEALGLLQGYLAKYPQGNFVADVRYRINVCKYSASLYDEVVADSVAWGRQFKADPMLGEVLALKADSLAATNKNDEAIAEYVRSYQAATTDEVLNYSLFAAQKLMQKKGDWAGIGQLFQEFVTTHPEHPTVASALYWVGKAKAREGKVDEARTFTADTIKRFINDPKRDAVEQLLTQLAQLCLKKGTPVPVASPSASPASVADGATSPAYDPQAEMDRLLGTGSTPTAQARILFATAELARLRKKSAEEQTALQAIADRFQPADFSSVLLAQVGDCLLGKGRIDQAEPIFQRLMNDFPRSDYVDFAWNGLGEIAFQRKDYPKALTYFTDAIDKAGATTKLKDVTLGKAKTLLALNRLDEARKIFEQVASIRDWRGEATAFSVYSLGEIERQQNRLPEAIAFYQRVYVAYQRYLPWVAKSYLGSAECFEKLGKIQEATRTYQEMLRLEKLAAFPEIATARERLKALTPG, from the coding sequence GTGCAACTCCCCAGGTTACAACGTCAGGCGCGGCTAATTTTGGTCGCAGGCATTTTGCTCGGCATCTTGGATGTCTCGCGCGTGGCCGCCCAGGCGCCTCCACCGTCGGATGTGGCCGTTCTTTTTCAGGAGGGTTCGACCGCTTTCCAAGCGGGCAATTATCAAGTCGCTGCGGACAAGCTGCAGGCGCTCTTGAAAACTGCGCAGGACACGCCGCAGCTCGAGCCGATTTATTTCACGCTTGGTGCGGCCTATTACAACCTTGGGAACTTCCCCGGCGCGATTGCCACCCTGCGTACTTATCTCACCAAATTTCCCCAGAGTACGCGTCGGGCCGAGGTCCTGCAATCGATCGCGCAGGCATGCATGCAGGGCAAACAATACGCCGAGGCCATTGCGAGTTACAAGGAACTGGAAAATCTCCCGCAGTATCGCGACGACGCCCTGTCTGCCGAGGCCGCGGCTTACAAGGAAACCGGGCAGACAGCAGAAGCCATCGCGGCTTTGGAAAAACTCATCGGCAAAGGCGTTGCCAGTCAGGCTGCGGCCGTGGGGGCCATTCAACTTGCCAGTCTTTATGCCGCCGCGAACGATCCAGCCAAAGCCACCGCCACGCTCGAGCTGGTGCGTTCCAAGCTGAGTCTGATGGACAATGTGATGCGTCTCAACGCGCTCGCGGTTGAGCTAGGCGACGGTTTTCTCGAAAAAGAGCAACCGGCTGAGGCGCTGACTTGTTACCGATTCGCACTGCCGAAGCCGGAAGTCGTTCGGTTTCAGGAACAGCAGGTGAAAGACCTTCAGGCGAAGATCGACGCCAACGTCGCCACCATGCGGGCGGAGGTTTCCAAGGCGGTCCAGCTCGTGGGGGCGAACAATACGTTGAAGGCGAAACTGGCCGATGCAGCCAAGCTGGTGGAGGAGGCGCGGAACCTGCCCGATTTCACTCCGGCTCTCTATCTGCGGGTGGCGCGCGCCTTTTATTTGCAGGGAAAAAAATGGGAATCCATCGTCGCCTACGAGGAAATCCTGCGGCGTTATCCCACTTCGGCGGAGCATGAGCCAGCGCTTTTCGGAGCCACGGTTTGCTCGGCGGAAGTCGGGCGCGTGCAGCCTTCCAGAAAATATTGCGAGGAATATCTGAAGACCTACCCGACTAATCCAAACGCCTCCACGGTCGGTCTGCTGCTCGGTCAGACGGCACTACAATCGGGCGATGCGCAAGCGGCGGAAACCTATTTCGGACGAATGCTGCAGGATCAGCCGACCAGCCGATACCGCGAGGAAATGATCTATCTGATGGGCAACACCCGCATGGCCTTGGGCAAGTTTCCCGAGGCGGCGGAAAGTTACGCGCTTTATACAAAGGAATTTCCCACCGGTGCGCACACGGAGGAAATTATCTATCGCGCGGCCATGGCGAAATTGTTCGCCGGCAAATACGAGGAGGCGCTCGGGTTGCTGCAGGGCTACCTCGCCAAGTATCCCCAGGGAAACTTCGTGGCCGACGTGCGTTACCGCATCAATGTCTGCAAATACTCGGCCTCGCTCTACGATGAAGTGGTGGCGGATTCGGTCGCTTGGGGGAGGCAATTCAAAGCCGATCCGATGCTCGGCGAGGTGCTGGCGTTGAAGGCCGACTCGCTCGCCGCGACGAACAAAAATGACGAAGCCATCGCCGAATATGTCCGCTCCTATCAGGCAGCCACCACGGATGAAGTGCTGAATTACTCGCTCTTTGCCGCGCAAAAGCTGATGCAGAAGAAAGGCGACTGGGCCGGCATTGGCCAGCTTTTCCAGGAGTTTGTCACCACTCATCCCGAGCATCCGACGGTGGCGTCCGCCCTTTACTGGGTCGGCAAGGCGAAGGCCCGTGAAGGCAAGGTGGACGAGGCCCGCACGTTCACCGCCGACACGATCAAGCGGTTTATCAACGATCCGAAACGCGATGCCGTGGAGCAGCTTCTGACCCAGCTCGCCCAGCTTTGTTTAAAAAAAGGCACCCCAGTCCCTGTCGCTTCTCCCAGCGCCTCGCCGGCATCTGTTGCGGACGGCGCCACATCGCCCGCTTACGATCCGCAGGCCGAGATGGATCGTTTGCTCGGCACCGGCAGCACGCCCACGGCACAGGCCCGGATTCTTTTTGCGACGGCCGAACTGGCCCGGCTGCGGAAAAAAAGCGCGGAAGAACAAACCGCCCTGCAAGCCATTGCCGACCGGTTTCAGCCGGCGGATTTCAGTTCGGTACTGCTCGCGCAGGTCGGAGATTGTCTTTTAGGCAAGGGGCGCATCGATCAGGCGGAGCCGATTTTCCAGCGTTTGATGAACGACTTTCCGAGAAGCGATTACGTCGATTTCGCATGGAACGGCCTGGGTGAAATCGCTTTCCAGCGCAAGGATTATCCGAAGGCGCTGACCTATTTTACTGACGCGATCGACAAGGCGGGCGCGACCACCAAGCTGAAGGATGTGACGCTCGGAAAAGCCAAAACCCTGCTCGCGCTCAACCGTTTGGATGAGGCCAGGAAAATTTTTGAGCAAGTAGCCTCCATCCGCGACTGGCGGGGTGAGGCGACGGCTTTTTCCGTGTATTCGCTGGGGGAAATCGAGCGTCAACAAAATCGTTTGCCGGAAGCCATTGCGTTTTATCAGCGCGTCTATGTTGCTTATCAGCGCTACCTGCCGTGGGTCGCGAAATCATATTTGGGCAGCGCCGAGTGCTTTGAAAAACTCGGCAAAATCCAGGAGGCGACCCGCACTTACCAGGAGATGTTGCGTCTGGAAAAACTGGCTGCCTTTCCGGAAATTGCCACGGCTCGCGAACGTCTGAAAGCACTCACACCCGGATGA
- a CDS encoding LutB/LldF family L-lactate oxidation iron-sulfur protein: MNLNVLQFKSDSERLTHNLDHRERIQSALKKYYVARDDKKARFQDWQAARQAAAETKWEAVNHLDKYLVEFADKIEARGAKVHWASTAEQAREIILGIVKEKNARRIIKSKVMTGEEIHLNAALEAAGYDVVESDLGEYIVQLRHEAPYHFVFPAMHLSRGEISDLFEKELGSAKTDSPEELTMIARRVMRDQYLAADIGISGANFAVAETGMISITENEGNARLTCALPKVHIALMGIEKVLPKFEDLALFLPMLGTAGAGQAVTCYNSMYAGPRQPGETDGPEEMHIVLLDNKRTHLLADIEQRDALHCIRCGACLNVCPIYKNVGGHTYGTTYQGPIGSVITPHLRGIQEWKHLSSASTLCGACTEACPVKINLHHHLLHNRRNAIAQKPVWWEQTLFHLSSILFNHPALWRLAAWGGRIGQLFHPLIQGTILDPARAWTKTRDLPPVADQTFKEYWRSRQK; encoded by the coding sequence GAGCGGATTCAAAGTGCGCTGAAAAAATATTACGTCGCGCGGGACGACAAAAAGGCGCGTTTCCAAGACTGGCAGGCGGCGCGTCAGGCGGCGGCGGAGACAAAATGGGAAGCAGTGAATCACCTCGACAAATATCTCGTCGAGTTCGCCGACAAGATCGAAGCGCGCGGGGCCAAGGTCCATTGGGCGAGCACTGCGGAGCAGGCGCGGGAGATTATTCTCGGCATTGTGAAGGAGAAAAACGCCCGGCGCATCATCAAGTCGAAAGTGATGACAGGGGAGGAGATTCACCTGAACGCGGCTCTGGAGGCGGCCGGCTACGATGTGGTCGAGAGCGATCTCGGCGAATATATCGTCCAGCTTCGGCACGAGGCACCGTATCATTTTGTCTTCCCGGCTATGCATTTGAGTCGGGGTGAAATCAGCGATCTTTTTGAGAAGGAACTTGGTTCAGCCAAGACCGACAGCCCGGAGGAATTGACCATGATCGCCCGCCGCGTGATGCGCGACCAATACCTCGCCGCCGACATAGGGATCAGCGGCGCGAACTTTGCCGTGGCCGAGACGGGTATGATTTCGATCACGGAAAACGAGGGCAATGCGCGACTCACCTGCGCGCTGCCAAAGGTTCACATCGCGCTCATGGGCATTGAAAAAGTGTTGCCAAAGTTCGAGGATCTCGCGCTCTTCCTGCCGATGTTAGGCACCGCCGGCGCGGGTCAGGCCGTCACCTGTTACAACTCGATGTATGCCGGTCCACGCCAGCCGGGTGAGACCGATGGCCCCGAGGAAATGCACATCGTTCTTCTCGACAATAAACGCACGCATCTACTCGCCGACATTGAGCAGCGCGACGCCCTACATTGCATCCGCTGTGGCGCCTGTCTGAACGTCTGCCCCATTTACAAAAACGTCGGCGGGCACACCTACGGCACGACCTATCAGGGTCCCATCGGATCGGTCATCACGCCGCATTTGCGCGGGATTCAGGAGTGGAAACACCTCTCCAGCGCCTCTACCCTTTGCGGCGCATGCACCGAGGCCTGTCCGGTAAAAATCAACCTCCACCACCACCTCTTGCACAATCGGCGCAACGCCATCGCCCAGAAGCCCGTCTGGTGGGAGCAGACGCTTTTCCATTTGAGTTCCATTCTATTCAACCACCCCGCGCTATGGCGGCTCGCGGCTTGGGGCGGACGCATCGGGCAACTCTTCCATCCGCTCATCCAAGGCACGATTCTTGACCCCGCCCGCGCCTGGACGAAAACCCGCGACCTCCCACCCGTCGCGGATCAGACGTTTAAGGAATACTGGAGGTCCCGCCAGAAATGA
- a CDS encoding tetratricopeptide repeat protein, whose translation MKTSSILIVLLLLPLGVIAQTLKLAPVPAAVPAPAPAGPTVKILMKDGTSLDVPSLRRDGSMIMVPLAAGVGEVGYAVSKIARVAFPAPTQIVEAEGLLADGKAEEAMIKVEPILAFYTPFRDIPGNFWQATAFLKMKALLALQRSKDAETLLNQIAASAGVDPLIADRVQVEKAAILTRQGKDKEALTIYDQIIEKSTDPDTLASAWLNKGQSLLALKEYDPAVIAFLHVPVFYANQVTLQPTAMLGAARAWRGLTDVASAEASMRSLIEKYPTSPEASIAEKEIKQL comes from the coding sequence ATGAAGACGAGTTCCATTCTTATCGTCCTGTTGCTCCTGCCTCTGGGCGTCATCGCGCAGACACTGAAATTAGCGCCTGTTCCTGCCGCAGTCCCAGCGCCCGCGCCCGCTGGGCCGACGGTGAAGATTCTCATGAAGGACGGCACCAGCCTCGATGTGCCTTCCCTGCGGCGCGACGGCTCGATGATCATGGTGCCGCTCGCGGCGGGTGTAGGCGAGGTGGGTTACGCAGTTAGCAAAATCGCGCGAGTCGCCTTTCCAGCTCCCACTCAGATCGTGGAGGCCGAGGGTTTGCTGGCGGATGGAAAAGCGGAGGAGGCGATGATCAAAGTGGAGCCGATCCTCGCTTTTTACACACCGTTCCGAGACATCCCGGGCAATTTCTGGCAGGCGACCGCTTTCCTGAAAATGAAGGCTCTACTCGCATTGCAACGCTCGAAGGACGCCGAAACTCTGCTCAACCAGATCGCTGCCTCGGCGGGGGTCGATCCACTAATTGCCGACCGTGTGCAGGTGGAGAAGGCAGCGATTTTGACCCGCCAAGGCAAGGACAAGGAGGCTTTGACGATCTACGACCAGATCATTGAAAAGAGCACCGACCCAGACACGCTCGCCAGCGCCTGGCTTAATAAAGGTCAAAGCCTGCTCGCGCTGAAGGAGTACGATCCGGCGGTCATCGCGTTTCTCCATGTGCCGGTTTTTTACGCCAACCAAGTCACGCTCCAACCCACGGCGATGCTGGGAGCAGCCCGCGCCTGGCGGGGGCTGACGGACGTCGCGAGCGCCGAGGCTTCCATGCGCTCTCTCATCGAAAAATATCCCACCTCACCCGAGGCATCCATCGCAGAAAAAGAAATCAAACAACTCTAA
- a CDS encoding MotA/TolQ/ExbB proton channel family protein: MNTKRSSLFALGAVLLLIAAAPIFAQEAAPAAGTEAKPAVVHKTLWDQIREGGWVMFPIGACSIFTVYLIGDGVIRTSAKRVLPPQHEQAVKDLFRQGDYVGAYNYCRDNPSPLTNVLRVGISLLGDGKQSTEEGIMGEIAKENAQMQTWISYLSVIGVCTPMIGLVGTVTGMIKAFGTLGSSGIGDPSSLSAAIGEVLVATASGLFIAIPAFGSFYFLRNRAAGVIHHIQDSVATLFRKMPYEALTGVHIGDEELFAALPNWHAPAQVEQV, translated from the coding sequence ATGAACACCAAACGCTCCTCCCTTTTCGCCCTCGGCGCTGTCCTGCTCCTGATCGCTGCCGCGCCTATTTTTGCCCAGGAGGCCGCGCCCGCCGCTGGCACGGAAGCCAAGCCCGCCGTCGTTCACAAAACGCTCTGGGACCAGATTCGCGAAGGCGGATGGGTGATGTTCCCGATCGGCGCGTGCTCCATTTTCACTGTTTACCTGATCGGCGACGGCGTCATCCGGACGAGTGCGAAGAGAGTCCTCCCGCCGCAGCATGAGCAGGCGGTGAAGGATCTTTTCCGCCAGGGAGATTACGTGGGTGCCTACAATTATTGCCGCGATAATCCGTCGCCTCTGACCAACGTCCTGCGCGTCGGCATCAGCCTGCTCGGCGACGGCAAACAAAGCACCGAGGAGGGCATCATGGGCGAGATCGCCAAGGAAAATGCCCAGATGCAGACTTGGATCAGCTATCTGTCCGTCATCGGCGTTTGCACGCCGATGATCGGTTTGGTCGGAACGGTCACGGGCATGATCAAGGCGTTTGGCACTTTGGGCAGTTCCGGCATCGGCGATCCGTCGAGTCTTTCTGCCGCCATCGGCGAGGTGCTGGTGGCGACGGCGAGCGGACTTTTCATCGCGATTCCGGCGTTTGGCAGTTTCTATTTCCTCCGCAATCGCGCCGCTGGAGTCATCCATCACATCCAGGATTCCGTGGCCACGCTCTTCCGCAAAATGCCCTACGAGGCACTGACTGGCGTTCATATCGGAGACGAGGAACTCTTTGCAGCGCTGCCCAACTGGCATGCGCCAGCGCAAGTCGAGCAGGTCTGA
- a CDS encoding LUD domain-containing protein, translating to MSERTNILARIREGLSVPAPVPGTHELHGNEHATAPAPIVPGMVMKWLPPVGATFGDQVALFAKNSFELKTDFQIFDSLGELQGALKTLAQVEGWQRIGTHRGTLNDAICPALGLPMMLTDESYATPDLEKCDAGISECESLIAQTGSVLVTTRSSGGRALSVLPPHHVVLVRREQLLPDLPSGFAALKQKYTGNFPSFMSLITGPSRTGDIERILVLGAHGPKKLTIFCV from the coding sequence ATGAGCGAACGCACCAACATCCTTGCCCGCATCCGCGAGGGGCTCTCAGTTCCCGCTCCGGTTCCTGGCACGCACGAGTTGCATGGGAATGAGCACGCGACGGCCCCGGCTCCGATCGTTCCGGGAATGGTCATGAAATGGCTGCCGCCTGTGGGCGCGACCTTCGGCGATCAGGTGGCGCTCTTCGCCAAGAATTCGTTTGAACTGAAAACTGACTTCCAGATTTTCGACAGCTTGGGCGAGTTGCAAGGTGCTCTGAAGACCCTTGCACAAGTTGAAGGCTGGCAGCGCATCGGCACCCATCGCGGCACGCTCAACGACGCGATTTGTCCCGCACTCGGATTGCCGATGATGCTGACCGATGAGTCGTATGCCACTCCCGATCTGGAGAAATGCGACGCCGGAATTTCCGAATGCGAATCGCTCATCGCGCAGACGGGTTCCGTTCTCGTCACCACCCGCAGCTCCGGCGGTCGCGCTCTTTCCGTCCTCCCGCCGCATCATGTGGTGCTGGTCCGGCGCGAGCAATTGCTGCCCGATCTGCCCTCTGGCTTCGCCGCGTTGAAGCAAAAATACACCGGCAATTTCCCGAGCTTCATGAGCCTCATCACTGGCCCGAGCCGCACCGGCGACATCGAGCGCATCCTCGTCTTGGGAGCGCACGGGCCAAAGAAGCTGACGATTTTTTGCGTCTAG
- a CDS encoding biopolymer transporter ExbD, translating to MAGGGGGSDSGEPEFQIAPMIDVLLVLLIFFMTITSAQVLKVDKTIKLPLAPDAQKKDNTRSEAVVNVRWKAEEKKAEFVFNDKVYTQSSELTPLLLSARQAGEKKITAGQNPSFRIIIRGDQDVPALYVSQAMNCAGAAGIADISFSAVNKQ from the coding sequence ATGGCCGGTGGCGGTGGAGGCAGCGATTCCGGCGAACCGGAGTTCCAGATCGCGCCGATGATCGACGTGCTTCTGGTGCTGCTCATTTTCTTTATGACGATCACCTCTGCGCAGGTGCTGAAGGTGGACAAAACCATCAAACTCCCGCTTGCCCCCGACGCTCAGAAAAAGGACAACACCCGCTCCGAGGCCGTCGTGAACGTCCGCTGGAAAGCAGAGGAAAAGAAGGCGGAGTTTGTCTTCAATGACAAGGTTTACACCCAAAGCTCTGAACTGACGCCGCTCCTTCTATCGGCGCGGCAGGCGGGCGAGAAGAAAATCACCGCCGGGCAAAATCCGAGTTTCCGCATCATCATTCGAGGCGACCAGGATGTGCCGGCGCTCTACGTTTCGCAGGCGATGAACTGCGCGGGCGCGGCGGGCATCGCCGATATTTCTTTCTCTGCCGTGAACAAACAATAG